In Dermacentor silvarum isolate Dsil-2018 chromosome 10, BIME_Dsil_1.4, whole genome shotgun sequence, the genomic stretch agaaggAAAGAAGTACCGTACGTTCAACTTCAATTAAGCATCTTGCCTTCGGTATGCGCACGTATGGTTCCAACACATCATGGTAATTCTATAGTCGACAGCAAAAGTGCTTAGACCACTTCATTAGCAAAAAGTCTTATCATTTCGCACAGCTAACATGGTCCCGTTGTCGGGACCACGTGACTACGTTCaggacagtgggcctcttcggttattcgtctctgacagtcccggactgtccgagaagGTGCACAtgcacgcaacgctcattggttGAAAGTACTGCTTCGGGCAGTCCGGGTCTGTCAGGggcggataatcgaagaggcccacaaCGGGACCACGTGACTACGTTCGGGACAGTGGGCCTCTTCAGTTAttcgtctctgacagtcccggactgtccaaGAAGCTGCACAtgcacgcaacgctcattggttGAAAGTACTGCTTCGGGCAGTCCGGGTCTATCAGGGGCGGATAATCGAAGCGGCCCAGTGAGAGCGCacgatgcgcgcgcgcgctctttgTATTAATGGATCACATGAACATTAAGCTGCGCTAACGAGAGAGAGAGCTGGCGATAAACAATAAGATGGGTCTCATAGTTAATGAACCTTGCGTGCCCATTACCTAGCTTGCGTTCCCACTTGTTAAGCCTTCTCATCAGCCGCATTGAAATGGTTTAAGTACTTTATTTTGTAAAATATAGAAACGACAgcgctttctttatttttaccaAATTATAATGGCCGTTTTTCTTAACTGCTAAGAGCTCAGGCCTGGGAGGCTTTTACTCCGGCCATGATTGTGAGTTGAATCACTGCTGTGAGAAAAATGCACCCTGGCAAAGTGCCAGGCACAAGTAGCTAAATGCAGACTGCCATACGCGAGGAAAGAGACGCATAGAAGATTTGTTGCATAACCAGTGCTTAAAATCAGGCGAGGGGAgtgtgtttgggggggggggaggagaccCGGCACTCCATACATTTTTTTTAAGGAGGGCACTCGGCCTTCCCTTGGCAAGGGCAACTGTATAGACCTacgccatgtttgtaaacagtggtaGGCACCGTCAAAATATTTTGGGCCTTATGGCGACGTCGCGGCGCGTTGGCTGATGGGACGGGACTCGGCGCGATCGCGCGATGCGGCAGTTGTGTACTACGCCTAGTCAGGACGGCGTCGTAAGGCTCGACTTGCAAGCGCTGTTCATGTTTCCCTCGAGCGAATACCTCAGAAGCCTGAGTACCTCCGATCAGAAGCGATACAGCCAGAAGTTATTTGTTTACGGTGTCCAATGCCCTGATCCTAACGGCATACCAGAGAGCGATTGGATCAAAGATGCCGATGCAAAGCGACTGTGCCCACCGGTGAAGATGACAAACGTGGTCATTTATCTGCTCTTTTCACCGAGCCAGTTCACGCCCGAAAGCATTGAGAACTACAAATCTTTGGAAGCCTACAACTACTTTGAGTCAGGTGAGTGTTCGATGTGACTGACTTTGATGTGGGGGTGATCGAGTGTTTGTACGCGCACGCGTGTGAAGTAAAAACGTGCGCTTGTCTGCATGCGGAAGAGACCGAGCAGCATTTTAGTGGTGTTCACTTTTTTTACGATAGCGTGATGTGCAAGACGCGTGCGATGCGACTGCAGCCCGAAACCAACGCTGGTTATCAAATGAAAAATGCGTCCTTCTCGACTGCACGTACAAATGACAGGGTGGCATTTGTGCTATGCAAGATGTTCGCGCGTTTGTTGTGGTGCAAAATGCGTCATTCAGATTTCCATAACCTCGTCCGCTATCAGAGCAAGCTTCGCGTACTTTGAACATCTGTGTTAAGATATGCGGCGCGGTATCGATGTCGTCTATGGGTGCATTTCAAAGGAGCTAGGCGGCAGCGTCACGCTAAATCGTCCAAGAAAGTCATATTTAAGCTGATTTTCACCATGTCTCGTTTAGATGTATCTGCTCATCTTGAGCATGTTTCGATCTCTTCAGCCTCAGCTAAAACCCCAGTCGCACGAGGGATCTTCAGTCGTGATCGAGTCCTATCGGGACTGAATCTATTAATATCGATTGGTCGTTTTGCGCAATCTACGGAAGTGAGCCATTCGCGAATGAAAGTGCCTTTAGACTGAGGTGTTACCCTTTACTTGAACACGTCTTTTTAAGTTATTAGCAACATCTCAGCTTGAGTAATTCCACTCGCCCGCAAATGACCCTCTATGAAACAAGTCGCAAATTTTGTACTTTCTGTCGTAGGTGGAAGTGTTGGTAACACTCGGTAGAGAATGGTTAGTTTGTCTGGCTTTTCATCAAAGTGGTGTGCAACCACTACGAAGTCATGTTTCAGTTCTTGAAAGCAACCCAGTTGCTTTGCTGATGTTCCTTAATGTTGGTTAAGAAATAACAAACATAACCCCAGGAAAAAGATGACAGGATGCACACAGCACTGTATGCAATGTGCATCATTTGCCACCTGAGCTTGCACTGCTTCAGATGCTTTGCTAAGAAGCCCAAATCTTAAGCGATCAACCTTGGTTAATACATATGTCTGTGCACAAACAGTGTTCGATGATTGATCACTTCAGCCTCCATCTTGTTGAGAATCTTTGTCTTGTTTGGAAGTATAAAAGTTGCGTACTGGTTGTCTGCAGGACTTGTCCGAAAATGCCGCATGTGGAGGCCACAAGGTGGCAAGATTTCTTTTACACGTGCTGAAGTGATGCCGTCGCAAACTGCGTCAGTGAAAGGCCACGATGTGTGGTTATGTATTGACAAACTGACGGGACAAGTGCTGGCTGGCCACTGCCAATGCAAAGCAGGGTATGTAACCTGATTGCCGTAAGCAGTGCTTGTGTGAAAAACAACTGGTGAGCAATATGCCGCTGCCTTGCAGGCTGGGTGAGGTGTGCAGTCACGTTGCTGCTACACTTTTTGCCCTCGAATCAGCAGCTCGTGAACAGATGGACATGTCGTGTACATCGCAACCATGTGCTTGGAAAGCGGCCACCTCCAAGAAGGTAATGTGCACTTGTTCTTTCTTTATGTGCATTTATATTGATATATCTTGGTTTTCTCATGCACCTTAATGTAGTCCTCAAACTTTTCTGTAAGCATTTGTTTGTTGCAACTGCAGGGCACCATGGTTCCTTTGGATGAACTTAATTTAAGCAGACCAGGTAAGCAGCCTCGCAAGCTTGCTGCTGAACCAAAGCACACATGCGAATCCTTCAACTCCAGTGACAAGGAGATATTTGAAAGACTGCAGAAAGCAAGTTCCAGTGCCGTAGTCCTCCGAAGCATTCCTAAACTTGATCCAGAGGACACGGACTCTGCCACAGAGGACGAGGAAATGTATACATTTTTAAGGTAAGGAAATTTCTGTTTCTACGTGTGTTTATATTTATTACTGCCTGAGGCCTATTATGCCTGAGTACTCTGAATAGCATGGGTTAGTAGCATGGGTTATGTTCAGAAAACAAGCTTTGGCTTGTTTCATTGTGTTTTTTTAACTGTGCTAAGGTTAAACTCTCATTTCATTTACACGTAACAATGTGTTATCCACACATATCACTCGACATTCATTTATCACTGCTACTCTAAACACAGCCAACCTTGGTGAAACCACCAGTCTTGACACAGCCCCAGATTGTGCACTGGGCAGAAAGTGTACTTAAGTCTGAGTAGTGCATACCAATAATTAGATACAAGTAATCACTACATAATGGCAGGTTCACCTCTTAGTGACTGAGCAAAGGAAGTTATAACTAGCTGCTATATATTAAAAGCTGACATACGAAGCATGTTTTgtgtaaaaaaataattatgcatTGTTTTGAGTATGACTGTACATGATGCACTACATCACTTTTTATGAACTCGCCCAGGAATGCTAAAAAATCCCGAAGCACGAAGGAGAGATATCTGGAAGATATGTTTATTCCCCTCACAGAGATTGAAAGAATCGAGAAGGGTACAAGGGTATCAACGAAATCTCCCTTGTGGTATGAAGCCAGATATGGAAGGCTGACTGGAACTACAATGCACAGGGCAAGTATTTGTCAGTTTGACAAATGTTCCAACCTGTATTTGTATGTACATAACTGATGGAAATGAAATGGCTTATCTTAATGCAGATCCGAACATTCAAGGCATCTACAAATGTTCAAGGGTTCCTGAAAAGCATTCTTCAGCGCCGACCCCTTCTAAATGTTGAATCCATCAAGTGGGGTCAGGATAATGAACGAACGGctaaagggcattactttgactACATGAAGTCACAACACCGCAACTTTGAGCTCCACGACATTGGCTTTGTGATAGACCCCGACGTATGATTTTCATTCCATTTTCATACATTTTTTGTAGGTTTATGCGAATGTTCCGAACTGTCGAACAATTAATCAAATATTGTCTATTTAATTCTGTCCTAAATTTGAGTAATCACTTTTTGCAAACTGAATATTTTTCGTAATACTGCACACTCTCAAATATAGAACTGAAGCAATAATGTGATAACTTTTGTCCTATTCATAGCAGAAATAATCAGGTAGAGTACGCCACGTTGTTCGCAGAACCAGACTCTTCAGGCTGCACATTAATAATTTACAGTCAAATTTCTGTGAGAACATGTAATTGAGCAGTGAATATTACTTGGTAATGTTTTATTTGATGCACTATTTGCACAATCTACAGCGACCATCCCAACAGTGCTTCTTTTTTAACTGTACCATAACCGCAGACGACATCCATTCTCTGTTTACTGCTTTTAACAAAGCATGCTTCATAAAAAGCAGTGTAACACCAAAAATGTGCAGATGTTGTGAATGCTTAGTAGGATGCGAAAATACTTTTTATGGTGACAAAATATGTTCATAATTCAAAAACTAATTAATGTACTTCTGGGACCAATTGGTGTGTATTTGATTTGATCGCATGATTAACTATTTGCACACCTACAAATAATTCATTGTGGTAAGCTAAACATGGGTGTTACAATTTATTCAGGTTCAGCCTTGCATTCACTTCAAACATGCAGGTATAATTCTGTGACATCGCTCAGACAATGACCATACAATAAGTTACAAAACCCTAAGATTTAGTAATTAATGTTGAATATTGCCAAAATTTTGGGTAAGTGGTGTTGCTGGTGTCAATTTGTGAGGAAAGCAAACCCCATAATTCATCGTCAGATTGCTGTGCGAGCAAAGGACATATGTATTTTACAAATGAGCACCGACTCACAACCAAGTTTACTTCAGGAACGAATTGTGCAATGACCAACTCGCCCAGGTATCGGTTGTTATGCAAACCCCATGAGCCTGACTTTCCAATCAAAACACTGCAATGTGTACTCTAAAAATAATGTATGCATTCAAGCTGGTTGACATCTTATATATTTTCTAGTAATTAATTAGCATGTAAAAACAGACAGCATGAAACAAGCATATTTGCAAGCACAGGAGAGGACAACAGATGCCAAAGAAATGCTTTTGTCGCAACATAGGCATGCAGGCTGGCATCAGGTGCCACAGACTGTGTGCACTTATCCGACTAATGCACTCTATTCAGGCAATTCCAGGTTGCCGCTGTGCTAGGTGAAACTAATTCTtcgctgatgccatggtctctgGAGTACTATTGCTTGGTATTGTACAAGGCTctgtacatgtttttttttctttttagtgctGAAAGTAGTAGTGCTCCATAATTGCTATTACCCCTTATTTTTTTCAGGCTCCCTTCCTTGGTGCAACCCCTGATGGGTTGTGGCATTGCAGCTGCCATGGTGTGGGCCTCTTAGAAGTAAAGTGTCCATGGTCCCTCAAGGAGCCTCACCACAAAGTCATGGAGGCCTCATATTTGACTGCTGCAGGGAATCTCTCAGAGCAGCACCCATATTACACCCAAATTCAGACTCAACTGCATGTCTGTAGAAAACAGACTTGCCATTTTGTTGTTTGGCTGCCCCACCAGTTTGCAGTAATTAATGTCAGTTACAGCCCCAGATTTTTCAAACCTCTTTTGGAGAAGGCACGTATAATATGGGTTGAGCATGTGCTTCCTGCTCTATTTTGAAGAGTTTGGTGCCACGAATTTTTGGAGAATGACTATATCATTTCTTCATTTTTAGagctttttttctcacttttagTACTTTGTACTTATGGCACTCCAGGGGTTTGTGACTATGTGAAAACTTCGAATAAcaagtgttctagtcaagcgttctagtcaattcggtactcgaatcgaatggtgcatgTTCGAAATACCAAATATTTTTTCataatcagcaccgacaagataaccccttagGAAAGACACGTTGGAACAGCGAGGAgtcattttttcttgttttaaccattgtattgtaaattacgagatactagtcatcattatgtaggtggtatacttaaatttattttgggttgcagtttcattgacaataggcacttgtgtgtttttatttgcaattttacctgtttctcttactgtgttaggcttcattgtgtaatgtttttactatgctgcactgcaGCAGTCAGTTGCTATCTTCATCTTGTCATAACTGAAGGTGGGGACTACAGCAGCTTCAGAAGTGCTATTTTTGTAcacgtttacatgaataacagatgcaagTGTTGTGACTATGCGAAAACTTCGAATAAcaagtgttctagtcaagcgttctagtcaattcggtactcgaatcgaatggtgcatattCGAAATACTGAATATTTTTTCataatcagcaccgacaagaAAACCCCTTAGGAAAGACACGTTGGAACAGCGAGGGgtcatttttcttgttttaaccattgtattgtaaagaattacgagatactagtcatcattatgtaggtggtatacttaaatttattttgggttgcagtttcattgacaataggcacttgtgtgtttttatttgcaattttacttgtttctcttactgtgttaggcttcattgtgtaatgtttttactatgctgcactgcaGCAGTCAGTTGCTATCTTCATCTTGTCATAACTGAAGGTGGGGACTACAGCAGCTTCAGAAGTGCTATTTTTGTACACGAttacatgaataacagatgcaagTGTTGTGACTATGCGAAAACTTCGAATAAcaagtgttctagtcaagcgttctagtcaattcagtactcgaatcgaatggtgcatattCAAAATACCAAATATTTTTTCataatcagcaccgacaagataaccccttagGAAAGACACGTTGGAACAGCGAGGAgtcatttttcttgttttaaccattgtattGTAAAGAATTACGAGATAATAGTCATCATTATGTAggtggtatacttaaatttattttggattgcagtttcattgacaataggcacttgtgtgtttttatttgcaattttacctgtttctcttactgtattaggcttcattgtgtaatgtttttactatACTGAACTGCAGCAGTCAGTTGCTATCTTCATCTTGTCATAACTGAAGGTGGGGACTACGGCAGCTTCAGAAGTGCTATTTTTGTAcacgtttacatgaataacagatgcaagTGTTGCGTAAATTTTGTTTCGGTTACAGTATTTAACACTGATGTTTGTCTGCTTTTGCTGCTATGGCCCATGCTGTGATCACTGGTTTATCAGTTTCATTGCATATTTAACTCTGTGTGTACTGTTCAACATTGTTTAATTTTTATGTCTTTTATTTAAAAGCTGGTGATAAAATACCACCTTCAATACTGTAGTCACTGCTGCATTTGAACCTACAGTTACAAAATAGATCGAAGGTTCTAGTCGCTGCTGTATGCAAGCTTACTTGTTTGCCCAATTGTATTTTCTTGCCGCTTGAAAGTGATAGTAATGATCCTTTGTGAAGTTTGTGAATATGTGTTTCAAATAAAGTGTGGAATTCTAGGGCTGTATTGCAAATGAATATTCAATTGAATGTCATCACTATTCGTTTCTACGCTACTACACTCTATCTGTACTACTCTGTAATGtaagccccaggtggtcaaaattaaccccgaGCCTCCCAATAAACTCtgaatcatattgtggttttggcatgtaaaaccccacaatttattcgAATTTTTTTACCAATAGTTTGATCTCTACAACATTATGAACGGAACAGTGAATTTGCACTAACACGCTTTATGAATGGGGTACTTCATAGGCATAAGTCTAGATGCATAGCTTTTCATCTAATCATGTTTCTGATTCGATGAAAACCTGATTAACCGAAAACACGTATACAATGGGTGAAGTTATTTATTTACGCATTGAGTGGCTGACAGGCATTCACAAGGCTCGTCTGAACAGAAATTCAGAGCAGTTTTCATCACGATAGCTCAACACATTTACTAATGCAGCAAAAAACAACACAATGGCAACACTTTTTAAGAACTTAAACTTTGagcgcaaacacctaagacgAACTACAAAAGGAATATATGACACACACTGGCGCTAACAACGTTACAGTTATCTGCCAAATTATCACATATGCAAACATAAAAAGTCAAATTCACATGAGTGCAGGGACAAAGATGTATCACTGATGTAATTAACGCCTTGTCTTTTTATGTGGTAGGCTTATAAGGCAAGCCGTGCATGCTCATTCTTGCTTTTGCCAGGAATCGACGTCCCATCGAGTCGCATCTCACAATTGATGCGAGAGTTGATATGCGCAACAAGGTGCGCTCCTCTGCATTTTTAACGTTTTGCTCATGTTCCCCGAGTTGCTCATTGACGCAACGCCCTGTCTGGCCAACATACGTCTTACCACATGAGAGTGgaatcccgcaggggcgtctgcgtcagcaggcgtttggtgagctgcgccaccacgtacccgagcacacgagggttggaccctcccgcgtctaaccgtgcgcggcttagccgtgtccggggaaaaggggatcctgggggttgagctgatgccgagtgtttggacctttaaggcccctcggcggaggcaacacacccctttggcctcggcttcacgtagacggcacccccgggctgacccacccgggggaaatcggtagttgccttttcctgtctctctctccctccaaccttcgtctttctctctcactttccacctctcctgtcttctcttcgcttcgttttacttccaattttccaggcagcaagggttaacctggtgtaatttatccaaccttgggtccgttatattaggttatagtggctacgtacagctggcgtctacgtctccttcgggtcttgtagcgtccccttgttgggctcggtggtgggcggctggcatagctaccgaaattttCGTTACTTTTATGGCTTTTTCATCATTCccccaactccctgatcgccctcataaacgagggcgcaccgaagaagtattcaagttttttggccgccaagttgataattttCCAAGATTTCATGTCATACATTctgagaaagcagaaaagtcagcaagaatcgtctcacctttcctggttgcAAAATCACTGATGGAAgcttttggcccaggttacaaagtttccaagttggcaagcggtgaCCTACTGCTTGAACTCCGCGATAAAATtcaatatgaaaagctacc encodes the following:
- the LOC119431930 gene encoding uncharacterized protein LOC119431930 — protein: MRQLCTTPSQDGVVRLDLQALFMFPSSEYLRSLSTSDQKRYSQKLFVYGVQCPDPNGIPESDWIKDADAKRLCPPVKMTNVVIYLLFSPSQFTPESIENYKSLEAYNYFESGLVRKCRMWRPQGGKISFTRAEVMPSQTASVKGHDVWLCIDKLTGQVLAGHCQCKAGLGEVCSHVAATLFALESAAREQMDMSCTSQPCAWKAATSKKGTMVPLDELNLSRPGKQPRKLAAEPKHTCESFNSSDKEIFERLQKASSSAVVLRSIPKLDPEDTDSATEDEEMYTFLRNAKKSRSTKERYLEDMFIPLTEIERIEKGTRVSTKSPLWYEARYGRLTGTTMHRIRTFKASTNVQGFLKSILQRRPLLNVESIKWGQDNERTAKGHYFDYMKSQHRNFELHDIGFVIDPDAPFLGATPDGLWHCSCHGVGLLEVKCPWSLKEPHHKVMEASYLTAAGNLSEQHPYYTQIQTQLHVCRKQTCHFVVWLPHQFAVINVSYSPRFFKPLLEKARIIWVEHVLPALF